A stretch of Amycolatopsis balhimycina FH 1894 DNA encodes these proteins:
- a CDS encoding CD225/dispanin family protein produces MTDSQGMPNYPGDQPNYPGGQPGGYQPGPPPSNNLVWAILTTLFCCLPFGVVSIVQAAKVNGLWAQGQHAAAQETANSAKKWAIISAVVGVAWIVLAVILSIAGVFTFGTTPRY; encoded by the coding sequence ATGACCGACAGCCAGGGCATGCCCAACTACCCCGGCGACCAGCCGAACTACCCCGGCGGTCAGCCGGGTGGCTACCAGCCGGGGCCGCCGCCGAGCAACAACCTCGTCTGGGCCATCCTCACCACCCTGTTCTGCTGCCTCCCGTTCGGCGTCGTGTCGATCGTGCAGGCCGCGAAGGTGAACGGGCTGTGGGCGCAGGGCCAGCACGCCGCGGCGCAGGAAACCGCCAACTCCGCGAAGAAGTGGGCGATCATCTCCGCCGTCGTCGGCGTCGCGTGGATCGTCCTGGCGGTCATCCTCTCGATCGCCGGCGTCTTCACGTTCGGCACCACGCCGCGCTACTGA
- a CDS encoding DUF2752 domain-containing protein, translated as MTTTTVYTGIPARGTKATLRALAPPLAVVAGLGVCCAAVWVGDPTTPGGFLPVCPTKTLFGIDCPGCGGMRMAYSVMHGDIPAALHYNAVSFVVVLLFVWSMVAWTTGRLRGRALLSWLHWRWTPLVFSVVFVVWFVIRNLPFAPFTALHV; from the coding sequence ATGACCACCACGACCGTCTACACGGGAATCCCCGCCCGCGGCACGAAAGCTACGCTGCGGGCGCTCGCGCCGCCGCTGGCCGTCGTCGCCGGGCTCGGCGTCTGCTGCGCGGCGGTCTGGGTCGGCGACCCCACCACCCCGGGCGGGTTTCTCCCGGTCTGCCCGACCAAGACGCTCTTCGGCATCGACTGCCCGGGCTGCGGCGGCATGCGGATGGCCTACAGCGTGATGCACGGCGACATCCCCGCGGCCCTGCACTACAACGCCGTGTCCTTCGTGGTCGTGCTCCTGTTCGTGTGGAGCATGGTCGCGTGGACCACCGGACGCCTGCGCGGGCGCGCGCTGCTCAGCTGGCTGCACTGGCGTTGGACGCCACTGGTGTTTTCGGTGGTGTTCGTCGTCTGGTTCGTCATCCGCAACCTGCCGTTCGCGCCGTTCACGGCCCTGCACGTCTGA
- a CDS encoding RDD family protein produces the protein MTDPYGQQSFGQQPGGQQPFGQPQPGQAPYGQPYGQPAPFGQPAPFGQQGNPFGPPRNYANWGQRAGAYLIDIAPVLVLDLLALVLTASGARFVGLILYVLGGLAGLGWSIYNRWIQQGNTGQSLGKRVLGIKLVSEQTGQPVGVGTAFLRDLAHIADALPCYLGFLWPLWDDKTQTFADKIVNTVVVQADASAPAGQAPFGQPGAQPFAGGYPPPGQQPGQPGQFGQPQSGGFGQPAPGGFGQQPPSGGFPQQPPSGGFGQPPSGGFGQPPQQGAFGQPPQPGGFGQQPPAPPSGGPAFEEGERTQMLRPDAGGGSAFDEQAERTQMLRPEGQGGAGETQKLQQGQFGQPPTDQPPQR, from the coding sequence ATGACCGATCCCTACGGCCAGCAGTCCTTCGGGCAGCAGCCCGGCGGCCAGCAGCCGTTCGGACAGCCGCAGCCGGGGCAGGCGCCGTACGGCCAGCCCTACGGGCAGCCGGCGCCGTTCGGGCAGCCCGCGCCGTTCGGCCAGCAGGGCAATCCCTTCGGTCCGCCGCGGAACTACGCGAACTGGGGGCAGCGCGCCGGTGCCTACCTGATCGACATCGCCCCGGTGCTGGTTCTCGACCTCTTGGCGCTCGTGCTGACGGCCAGCGGCGCGCGGTTCGTCGGCCTCATCCTGTACGTGCTCGGCGGGCTCGCGGGCCTGGGGTGGTCCATCTACAACCGGTGGATCCAGCAGGGCAACACCGGCCAGTCCCTCGGCAAGCGCGTCCTCGGGATCAAGCTGGTCTCCGAACAGACCGGGCAGCCGGTCGGCGTGGGCACGGCCTTCCTCCGCGACCTCGCCCACATCGCCGACGCCCTGCCCTGCTACCTCGGCTTCCTGTGGCCGCTGTGGGACGACAAGACCCAGACGTTCGCGGACAAGATCGTGAATACCGTAGTGGTGCAGGCCGACGCGTCGGCCCCCGCCGGCCAGGCCCCGTTCGGCCAGCCGGGCGCGCAGCCGTTCGCCGGTGGCTACCCGCCGCCGGGCCAGCAGCCGGGCCAGCCCGGTCAGTTCGGCCAGCCGCAGTCCGGCGGCTTCGGCCAGCCCGCCCCGGGTGGGTTCGGTCAGCAGCCGCCCTCGGGTGGTTTCCCGCAGCAGCCGCCGTCCGGCGGGTTCGGCCAGCCGCCGTCGGGTGGTTTCGGTCAGCCGCCGCAGCAGGGCGCGTTCGGTCAGCCGCCGCAGCCGGGCGGTTTCGGCCAGCAGCCGCCCGCCCCGCCGTCGGGTGGCCCGGCCTTCGAAGAGGGCGAGCGCACCCAGATGCTCCGCCCGGACGCCGGGGGCGGGTCCGCCTTCGACGAGCAGGCCGAGCGCACCCAGATGCTGCGTCCCGAAGGCCAGGGCGGGGCCGGGGAAACCCAGAAGCTCCAGCAGGGCCAGTTCGGGCAGCCGCCGACCGATCAGCCGCCGCAGCGCTGA
- the ybeY gene encoding rRNA maturation RNase YbeY, translated as MSIEIANESGVDVDETSIVSAARYALDKMEVSPLAELSILLVTLDVMEDLHERWMDLPGPTDVMAFPMDELDSSRRPDAPDASPALLGDIVLCPAFAKDQAKTAGHGLIDELHLLTVHGCLHLLGYDHAEPAEEREMFALQKRILGEYQDAVAALEKQDAQRNTDDRVLGIAGLAAAEPPAAEPPAGETP; from the coding sequence GTGAGCATCGAGATCGCCAACGAGTCCGGCGTCGACGTCGACGAGACGTCCATCGTCTCCGCCGCGCGCTACGCCCTCGACAAGATGGAGGTCAGCCCGCTCGCCGAGCTGTCCATCCTCCTCGTCACCCTCGACGTCATGGAAGACCTCCACGAACGCTGGATGGACCTGCCCGGGCCCACCGACGTCATGGCCTTCCCGATGGACGAGCTCGACTCCTCCCGCCGCCCGGACGCGCCCGACGCGTCCCCGGCGCTGCTCGGGGACATCGTGCTCTGCCCGGCGTTCGCCAAGGACCAGGCCAAGACCGCGGGCCACGGCCTGATCGACGAGCTGCACCTGCTCACCGTGCACGGCTGCCTGCACCTCCTCGGCTACGACCACGCCGAACCCGCCGAGGAACGCGAGATGTTCGCCCTCCAGAAGCGCATCCTCGGCGAGTACCAGGACGCGGTCGCCGCCCTGGAGAAGCAGGACGCCCAGCGCAACACCGACGACCGCGTCCTCGGCATCGCGGGGCTCGCCGCCGCCGAACCACCCGCCGCCGAACCACCCGCCGGGGAAACGCCCTAG
- a CDS encoding PhoH family protein — MRFIESIEPAGRAEAVCIQVAAEDSLYVTDDHLLTHNTLNEAFIILDEAQNTTPEQMKMFLTRLGFGSKIVVTGDITQVDLPSGQRSGLRVVRDILTGVEDLHFAELTSQDVVRHRLVASIVDAYEKWQAVQDAQQTDGWKGNRR, encoded by the coding sequence ATGCGGTTCATCGAGAGCATCGAGCCGGCCGGTCGCGCTGAAGCGGTGTGCATCCAGGTCGCGGCGGAAGACTCGCTGTATGTCACCGACGACCACCTGCTGACGCACAACACTCTCAACGAAGCCTTCATCATCCTCGACGAGGCCCAGAACACCACGCCCGAGCAGATGAAGATGTTCCTCACCCGGCTCGGCTTCGGGTCCAAGATCGTCGTCACCGGCGACATCACCCAGGTCGACCTGCCCAGCGGGCAGCGCAGCGGTCTCCGCGTGGTGCGCGACATCCTCACCGGCGTCGAGGACCTCCACTTCGCCGAACTGACCAGCCAGGACGTCGTCCGGCACCGGCTCGTCGCGAGCATCGTCGACGCCTACGAGAAGTGGCAGGCCGTGCAGGACGCCCAGCAGACCGACGGCTGGAAGGGCAACCGGCGGTGA
- a CDS encoding CD225/dispanin family protein: MTNPYGQQQPYGQQPQQPQPGYGPPSGGMPAPYGQPAPYGQPPTGGFGAPGYGAPGYGGAPGYGAPGGPGDINAIKDYKGWAIGCIFLMWILAIFAIMKSNEVNTYKMQGNYAMAEQASNTTRTLCLIATVIGAIGWIFAIIMIIISITAVASIPTYCTGYSC; this comes from the coding sequence ATGACCAATCCCTACGGCCAGCAGCAGCCCTACGGCCAGCAGCCGCAGCAGCCGCAGCCCGGCTACGGCCCGCCGTCCGGCGGCATGCCCGCGCCCTACGGCCAGCCCGCGCCGTACGGCCAGCCGCCCACCGGGGGCTTCGGCGCTCCCGGCTACGGTGCCCCCGGCTATGGTGGTGCCCCCGGCTATGGCGCGCCCGGCGGTCCCGGCGACATCAACGCCATCAAGGACTACAAGGGCTGGGCGATCGGCTGCATCTTCCTCATGTGGATCCTCGCGATCTTCGCGATCATGAAGTCCAACGAGGTCAACACGTACAAGATGCAGGGCAACTACGCGATGGCGGAGCAGGCCTCCAACACCACGCGCACGCTGTGCCTGATCGCCACCGTCATCGGGGCGATCGGCTGGATCTTCGCGATCATCATGATCATCATCTCGATCACGGCCGTCGCGTCCATCCCGACGTACTGCACCGGTTACTCCTGCTGA
- the era gene encoding GTPase Era, whose translation MTEHRSGFACFVGRPNAGKSTLTNALVGTKVAITSSKPQTTRHAIRGIVHREDAQLVLIDTPGLHRPRTLLGERLNDIVHTTWSEVDVVGLCVPANEKIGPGDKFIAAELQKIAKRTPVIGIVTKTDLVQPQQVAEQLLALQQVMEFAELVPVSAVDGFQVGTLTDLLVRRLPEGPQLYPGGELTDEPEQTLVAELIREAALEGVRDELPHSIAVTVEEMLPREGRDDLIDVHAFLYVERPSQKGIILGHKGERLREVGATARKHIEGLLGSKVYLDLHIKVAKDWQRDPRQLRRLGF comes from the coding sequence ATGACCGAACACCGCTCCGGCTTCGCCTGCTTCGTCGGCCGCCCCAACGCCGGCAAGTCGACGCTGACCAACGCCCTCGTCGGCACCAAGGTCGCGATCACCTCCAGCAAGCCGCAGACCACCCGGCACGCCATCCGCGGCATCGTCCACCGCGAAGACGCCCAGCTCGTCCTCATCGACACGCCGGGCCTGCACCGCCCGCGCACCCTGCTCGGCGAGCGGCTCAACGACATCGTCCACACGACATGGTCCGAAGTGGACGTCGTCGGCCTGTGCGTGCCGGCGAACGAGAAGATCGGGCCCGGCGACAAGTTCATCGCCGCCGAGCTGCAGAAGATCGCCAAGCGAACCCCGGTGATCGGGATCGTCACCAAGACCGACCTCGTCCAGCCCCAGCAGGTCGCCGAACAGTTGCTTGCCCTGCAGCAAGTGATGGAGTTCGCCGAGCTCGTCCCGGTGTCCGCAGTGGACGGATTCCAGGTCGGCACGCTGACCGACCTGCTGGTCCGGCGGCTGCCCGAGGGCCCGCAGCTCTACCCGGGCGGCGAGCTCACCGACGAGCCCGAGCAGACCCTGGTCGCCGAGCTGATCCGCGAGGCCGCGCTGGAAGGCGTCCGCGACGAGCTGCCGCACTCGATCGCCGTCACCGTCGAGGAAATGCTGCCCCGCGAAGGCCGCGACGACCTGATCGACGTGCACGCGTTCCTCTACGTCGAACGCCCCAGCCAGAAGGGGATCATCCTGGGGCACAAGGGCGAACGGCTGCGCGAAGTCGGCGCCACCGCCCGCAAGCACATTGAGGGGCTGCTCGGCTCGAAGGTCTACCTCGACTTGCACATCAAGGTGGCCAAGGACTGGCAGCGCGACCCCCGCCAGCTGCGCCGGCTCGGCTTCTGA
- a CDS encoding CD225/dispanin family protein: MTDQYPPPYPPPGGPPPGYGYGYPPPNYGPPPDNNMVWAILSTVLCCLPLGVVSIVKSSQVSSLWFQGFHAEAHKAADDARKWAMWSAIATGILLLLYVVFFFFILGTVAWLPR, translated from the coding sequence GTGACCGACCAGTACCCGCCGCCGTACCCGCCCCCGGGCGGGCCACCGCCCGGCTACGGCTACGGCTACCCGCCCCCGAACTACGGGCCGCCGCCGGACAACAACATGGTGTGGGCGATCCTGTCCACCGTGTTGTGCTGTCTGCCCCTGGGTGTCGTCTCGATCGTGAAGTCAAGCCAGGTCAGTTCACTCTGGTTCCAGGGCTTCCACGCCGAGGCGCATAAGGCCGCCGACGACGCCCGCAAGTGGGCGATGTGGTCGGCCATCGCGACCGGGATCCTCCTGCTGCTCTACGTCGTCTTTTTCTTCTTCATCCTCGGGACGGTGGCGTGGTTGCCGAGATGA
- a CDS encoding hemolysin family protein, with the protein MDQLLFAIALVLLAGVFAAADAAISSVSQARAEGLARLGLPGASQLAAVVAERRRHINLLLLLRLGCELTATVLVTVALGTRIRPLGLAVFVAAVVMVVVSYVLIGVGPRTLGRQHPYRIGRYVAGPVRVLGSVLGPLSRLLILIGNAITPGQGFREGPFTSEVELRELVDLAQERGVVEDSEREMIHSVFELGDTVAREVMVPRTEIVWIERTKTVRQALALALRTGFTRLPVIDESVDDIAGVVNIKDLMAASLEPDGPGTLVTAVMNQASFVPDSKRLDELLKEMQRSHNHMAIAVDEYGGTAGLLTIEDVLEEIVGEITDESDGDERPEVEELDDGAVRVSSRMSVDDLGELFGIDLEDHDVETVGGLLAERLGRVPLPGAEAEVAGLRLFAEGGKDRRGRMRITSVVVHPADADAVTDPVDRTRRRTRPPHTDERDRSVEHA; encoded by the coding sequence ATGGATCAGCTCCTCTTCGCGATCGCGCTCGTTCTCCTCGCGGGCGTGTTCGCAGCGGCCGACGCGGCCATCAGCAGCGTCTCGCAGGCCCGGGCCGAAGGACTAGCCCGGCTCGGCCTGCCCGGCGCGAGCCAGCTCGCCGCCGTCGTCGCCGAACGACGGCGGCACATCAACCTGCTGCTCCTGCTCCGCCTCGGCTGCGAACTCACCGCGACCGTGCTCGTCACCGTCGCCCTCGGCACCCGCATCCGGCCACTCGGCCTCGCGGTGTTCGTCGCCGCCGTCGTGATGGTCGTCGTCAGCTACGTCCTCATCGGCGTCGGCCCCCGCACCCTCGGCCGCCAGCACCCCTACCGCATCGGCCGCTACGTAGCCGGGCCCGTCCGCGTCCTCGGTTCCGTCCTCGGCCCGCTGTCCCGGCTGCTCATCCTCATCGGTAACGCCATCACGCCCGGCCAGGGCTTCCGCGAAGGCCCGTTCACCTCCGAAGTCGAGCTGCGCGAGCTCGTCGACCTCGCTCAGGAACGCGGCGTCGTCGAGGACTCCGAACGCGAGATGATCCACTCGGTGTTCGAGCTCGGCGACACGGTCGCCCGCGAGGTCATGGTGCCGCGCACCGAGATCGTCTGGATCGAGCGCACCAAGACCGTCCGCCAGGCACTGGCCCTGGCCCTGCGCACCGGCTTCACCCGGCTGCCGGTCATCGACGAGTCGGTCGACGACATCGCCGGCGTCGTCAACATCAAGGACCTCATGGCGGCCTCCCTCGAGCCCGACGGGCCGGGCACGCTCGTCACCGCCGTGATGAACCAGGCCTCCTTCGTCCCCGACTCGAAACGGCTCGACGAGCTGCTCAAGGAAATGCAGCGCTCGCACAACCACATGGCGATCGCCGTCGACGAGTACGGCGGCACGGCGGGCCTGCTCACCATCGAAGACGTCCTCGAGGAGATCGTCGGCGAGATCACCGACGAGTCCGACGGCGACGAGCGCCCCGAGGTCGAGGAACTCGACGACGGCGCCGTCCGCGTGTCGTCCCGGATGAGCGTCGACGACCTGGGTGAACTGTTCGGCATCGACCTCGAAGACCACGACGTGGAGACCGTGGGCGGGCTGCTCGCGGAACGACTGGGTAGGGTCCCGCTGCCGGGGGCCGAAGCCGAGGTCGCCGGCCTTCGGCTGTTCGCCGAAGGGGGCAAGGACCGGCGCGGCCGCATGCGGATCACCTCCGTGGTCGTGCACCCGGCCGACGCCGACGCGGTGACCGACCCGGTCGACCGGACGCGCCGCCGGACGCGCCCGCCCCACACCGACGAACGCGACAGGAGCGTCGAACATGCCTGA